The Methanopyrus kandleri AV19 DNA segment TAGTCGTCTAGCGCCGGCGGCCGCCCCTAGCACGAAGGATGCTATGTTCACGGCTACCCAGAACACGTCGCTGAACGGGTTATTCTCGCACTTGTCCTCGTACTGGGAGGCTAGGTAGTGAACGTATCGTGCGAGCTCGTACATCGTGGAGCTGGCGAGTACGCTCGTGGGCGACTTGGAAACCTTCCACAGCTCCTTCAGCATTGGCTCCGAAAGTGGTTCACCTTCCACCATCCTCTCGAAGGTGGCCCGGAGCGTTTTCGCTGCGGTCGACCACCTGAGGCGGTGTGTGGGAGTTATCCTGTCGAGCCACCGGCGCAGTTTGTTCCCCTTCGGGACGATCTCCTGAATTACAACATCCCGGACGTTTGCCGGAATTTCCACGACTGGTTCGGTTCTTTCCGGCCCCGTCATGCATAACACGTTGAACACGACATCCGGTGAATACTTGATGAGGCGCTGGACCCAGGTGGTGACCCCACCTAAAGCTACGGGATAGGTAGCCTCGGTTACTACGGTGACAGTGGGTCGTTTGTACATCCCGCTTCCCCGAAATTCCACCATAGAGTGGTCGGCCTGGAGCTGGGTCCACGCTTCCTTCCTTTCGGTTTCTTTAGGTAATAACCCCAGTGATAGGAGTCACCCCCGTCCGGTGTAGCCCCATCGCCCGGCGAGGAAACGGTATCTAGTACTTAATTCTTTGACTGGATGAAGGCATGTAGTTATCTGGTTTCGATCACTGTTGTGTCGGGTGGAACGTCCTCGGGTCGGGCGATCACTCGACACGGTCGGATCTCATCCCCCAAGTCGACCGGCCAATGGAATCCCGGGAGCACGTCTTCGGGAACATCCACCATCTCGGCTTTCGTTCCCTCCTCGGCGTGGATCGGCGGTACCCGGGAGCTCACACAAAGTTCGGCACCCAACTGAGATAGGGTCAAGAGACCCGAGGTCGGGGGGACTGAAAAGGCCCTCTCCCCGTCGATGAGTACGCGCTGTCCGTCGAATCGGTAGTCCACGTTCTCCAACACGTCGACACCGAATTGAAACCTCGAAACGGCTCGGGGTACGTGCTCACGGAGATCCCCGGGCTCACCCTTCGTGAGATCCTCTAGGGTCCGGCGGAGCTCCTCGAGCGCCCCCCTGGAGGCGGGGTTCCCATCGGGGCGGCACGTGTAAACGACATCGTATCCTCTTTCTTCCAGCTCCTTTCCGACTTTCCGGTAACCGTCCGCGGCGTGGCACACTATCGGGAGGTCTCCCACTATCTTCTCAATAAGCGCCGCCGAGCGCTCGATCTCCTCTCGACTCCATTCCCCGGTGACTCGAACGTCGTAGTGGGCGGCGGGAAACGTCCTCTCCAGCGCCCTCGGCACGGCACCGAGTGGGCTGGTGATCATGATCTCATCCACGGGGAAATTCCACGTTATTCGCATGATACGTCGGTGCGTGGGCGATCGTGAGTAGGGTTTCCGGGCGGAGCACGGGAGCAGGACGACCGCTTCCACCCAATCCGGGGGTTCGTACCGACGAACGCGACGGAGCCACTCGGTGACCTCCGGACGGTCGAACGATAGGTCGGTAGCGCAGGCGATCTGGGTGTTCCGGTTCAGGTTCACGTATCGGGCGACGGCACGTTCCCGGTCGCAGACCCGTAGGACTTCGGCGATCCTGGGGTGCCTCGCGGCCACGGACTCGACGAGTTCCCTCAAAGTGCCCTCACGGATCGCTTCGCGGAGCCTCAGCAGGCAGAACTGTAGCTGAGTCCAGTTCTCCCTGAGCAGCTCTTCGCGGTCCTCCGTCTCCACGGTCTCGGTCGAGAAGTCGTCCAACAGCAGTTGATCCTCCAGCGTCAGACGTAGACACAGTGCGGCGTCGAAGAGGTCGAACCCGAGGTAAAACAGCAGGGGGATCCATTCGGGATCTCGCACCGTCACGGCACGGACCGAGCCACTCCGACGTATCTTGCTCACTACCTCCGCGAACTCCCGAGCGTCCGGGATCGACTCGAGCCGGTACACCGTGATCGATCCGTCCGAAAGGGCTTCGGCCGGGTCCGTCCACGGGGACGGCAGGTCGTCCGGCGTGAGTCGTACGGAGTACGGCCGTGCCAGTTCCTCGAGCTCCTTCACGAGTTCTCGCACTTCGGGGACGTTCTCTACGGCGACGGACAGTCGTTCGGGGATGAGGAAGGGAGCCGGGGTTTCTACGCCCTCCACCTCGAGGACGCGCGCGCAATCACACCGAAGGACCCGGACTTTATCCCGCACCGACACCCAACACCTCCTTCATCTCGCGATCGATCTCCTCCAGGTCGCGTCGGGTCTTCTCGGCGGCCTCACGCGCCAGGTCGGGAGCCACGCCCAAGTACTTCTCGGGGTCCAACACCTCATCTAACTCTTCTTCTCCGAACAGCTCACGGACGCGCTCTTCCTCCTTAACTACTTCCGCGAAGTCACGTCCTTCCTCCCAAGCCCTCATCGCGAGCCGTCTCACGAGCTCGTGCGCCTCCTGTCGCCCTATTCCTCGCTTGACCAGTTCGACCATCAGTGCCTCCGCCATATTAAGCCCCTTCGTCAGCCGCAGGTTCTCCCGTATGTTCTCCTCGTAAACGCGTAATCCCTCCAAGTTGTGGATCGTCAGCCGCAGCATTTCGTCCAGCAGCAGGAACTGTTCGGGGAGGATCACCCGCTCGCTCGCGGAGTTCGTGAGGTCCCGCTCGTGTTCGAGCGGCACGTTCTCGAGCGCTATCTGCACGTTTGACCGCAGTACCCTCGCCAGGCTACACACCCGCTCGGAACGGATCGGATTCCGCTTGTGTGGCATCGTCGAGGATCCGACCTGCTTCTCGGGGTCGAACGGTTCCTCGACCTCCCGGATCTCCGTCCGCTGGAGGTTCCTGATCTCGCGGCCGATCTTATCCAGCGTCGAGCCGATCAGCGCGAGCAGTGCGATCAACTCCGCGTAGCGGTCCCGCTGAATGACCTGGTTGGACACGGTCACCGGCCTGAGGTTCAGCAGTTCCATCACCCGACGCTGCACCTCAGGACCCTTCTCGCCCAGCGCCGCCATCGTTCCGACGGCACCGGACAGCTGCCCCACCAGTACCCGGTTCGCGCACTCCCGGAGTCGCTTCAGGTGCCTCACGACCTCGCGTGCCCAGATCGCGAACTTCATACCGAGCGTCGTGGGAACCGCGTGCTGACCGTGCGTGCGACCCACCATCGGGAGGTCGGCGTACTCCTCGGCCTTCTCCGCCAGCACTTCCGCTAGACGGTGCAGCCTGCGGTAGATTATCGACAGTGCTTCCCGCAGTACCAACGCGTGCGCGGTGTCTATCACGTCGTTGCTGGTAGCGCCCAGGTGCACGTAGTCCCCGCCAACCTCGCACCGCTCCGATAGCGCCTTCACCAGGGCCATCACGTCGTGTTTGATCTCCGCCTCGATCTCCTTGACGCGTTCCACGAACCGTCGTAGCTCTTCCTCGTCGCCGGTGATCTCCTCGACGACGCGTTCCACCTCGTCCGCGGCCTCCTCCGGTACGAAGTCGAACACCTCGGAGAGCGCCCGTACCAGGGCCGCCTCAACCTCGAGCATCTTCGCCACTTTGTTCTCTTCCGAGAACACCCGGCGGAGCTCGTCCGATCCGTACCGTGACTCGATCGGATGAACGGGCAACTCAGAGCCCCCTCCGGTCGGGACGGCTCTCCGCATCCCTCGTGGTCGACGGCAACCTACCCTTTCGTCATCGGGGGTAAGTTATCCCTTCACCGGCGCACCGAGACCTTCTGGGCGTGCACCCTACGGAAACCCAAAGATCTGGCGTACTCTTCCAGCTCGACCATGTCCTCGTACTTGGGGAGTGGCAGGTCTCTACGCCGAAACTCCGGTCGATAGTCCAGGTAACACACCTGGACGTCCTCTCCCAGGTGCTCGTACAGCCAATCCGTCAGCGCGAAGACCTCCTCCTTGTCGACCAGCTCGGGGTTGTACGGTATCCCGACACCCACGAAGACTTCCTCCAGGTATTCGTCCGCCAGGTACTCCAGGATCCGTAGCACCCCATCTACGTACTCGGCCGCCCCCTTCACGTCTATTCCGGCCACCTCGGCGAACGTCTCGGGGCGGAACCCCTTCACGTCGATCCCTATATCCGTCATGCCCGCCTCGACCAGCTCGTCAACGTAGTCGGGGGAGAGGACCGTACCGTTCGTGTCGACGTGCACTCGGAGGTCGGGTCCGCCGTACTCACGGCACTTCCTGACGAATTCCACGAGGAACTCGCGGTTCAGCGTCGGCTCCCCACCGGAGATCGCGACGCGGTTCACGCCGTACTCTCGGGCCGTCCCGACCAGCAGTCGGGCCGCCTCCTCCGGCCGCATCCGCGCGCCCATCGCGGCCCCGAAGGCGATCGAGTGGTTCTGACATTGAGGGCACCTGAGGTTACAACCGTGCGCGAAGCACGCCGCCTCGACGTAGCCCGGCTTGTCCTTCAGCTCGACCGGGGTCCCCACACCGCCGACGGGATGCGGCTGGAAACCGCTGACGACCCGGATCTTTCCGTCGACGTCCTCCGTCTCGACCTCGTCACCCTCGGTGAGCTTGGAGTTGCAGGCCGGAACCACCTCGCCGTTGAGCCGGACGGCGCACGCGTAGCAACCTCCCACGCCGCACGGGGCGTCGACGTCGTGTCCTATCTCCCGGAGGGCCCCTTCCACCCACCGGGATTCGACCTCGACTTCTTCCCCGTCCACCCGTACCGTGATCGGTCCTTCCTCGACCTCGACTAACCTGCGGGCGCCGTACGGGCAGGCCGGGACGCACGCGCCGCATCCGACGCAGTCCTCACGGTTCCACAGGGGATCACCGACGGGACAGTCCACCACCTGGGAGCAATAGCCGCAGTGCCTGCATCCGACCAGTCGGACTTTCCGGACCAATCCACGCCCCTGAATGATGAGGGGGCGTAGGGGAAGAAGTTCGTTACGACAGTGCGTCCTTTCCGCGGTCCCCGGTGCGCGCGCGGACGGCGTCCTCGAGCGGGATGACGAAGATCATACCGTCGCCGGGCCTGCCCGTCTTCGCGTGCTCACAGATGATGTCGATGACCTCCTCGACGTCTTCGTCGTCCACCACGATCTCGATCAGCACATTATCCAACAGGTCGATCCGGTACTCCTCACCACGGTACCGGTGTGTAGGCTTTGGAGGCCATCCTCTCGGCGGCGGATCCCGAGACGATGGTCACCGTCTTGTCGCAAAACGACCACTGGAACAGCGCGAGCGCTAAAGCGGGGTAACATCGACTTCATCGGGTCGGCAGCCCACGCTTCGGCCGAGAACAGCCCCGACAACCAACCCCCGAGTCCCTTCGCGTACTCGGGGAACGCGATCGTGAAATCCAGTAGCATGAACGCGACGACTGTGATTCTCACATCTACCAGGCACTCCATGAAAAACCGAGGCTGACTTGATTCTAAGAACATGAAACCGACCTGCATCATTACAACGAGTGCCATCGCCCGAATCAGGAAAAAGGATCGCACCCAGTCCCCGAGACACACCACATCGCTAGTGCCTAATATAGATCGCCGACGTCTGCCGACAATAATTTCCTCAACTTTCATCCAGCAAGGCTTTCCGGAGAGGCTTGACTATTGGATTTATTCTGTGATCATTTACCGGAAAGATCTGCCTGAAAGAGGGTGCCGGCAATGGACGTCACAAAGCTCGTCATACATTATCTACTGGTGATCGCAAAGGTAGCACCTCTGGTATTCCTGGGGTTCTTTTTGGCTTCAGTAATGATAATCCTTCGAGTACATGAGAGGTTAGGAAAACTGACGGGTAGGAGGCTGGCGAGGTTAGGGTTGACCCCCGAAGCCGCGTCTGCGATGGCGGCCTCGCTCGTGAGTCCCAGCGCGGGGTATCCCATACTGGCCGAGTTCCGGCGTGAGGGTCGCTTGGACGATCGTGACGTGGTGTTGCTGGTCGTCGCTACCACGTTCCCCACTACCGTGGGTGAGATGTTCCTGAAAGGGCCGTTCTTCGCGGCCCTGGCGATACTCGGTCCGAAACTGGGAACGGAGTACATGGGTGCGCTCTTCGTTACCGCGCTGCTCCAGACGCTCCCTGCCTTGGCACTGTACGGAGCGCGCTCCGGCAACGGGTCCGACATCCATCTGCCATCGACGTCCCACGACGACGTCCCGCCCCTCCGCGAGGCCGTGATCGAGGGGCTACGGCGTGCGGCCCGAAGGATGAAATACGTCCTACCTAGGATGGTCGGGATCGGATTACCCATGGTGATCCTGGCGGAAGTCCTTCGGTCGTGGGTCCACGGAGGCCTCGGTCCGGTGGTGGCGATCACCCTCGCTAACGTCAGCCACTACACGGTCGGGTACGCCACGGCGGCGGAGCTGGTTCACAGAGGAGTGCTCTCGGAGAGCGAGGCGGTGGCGGCCTTGCTCATCGCGGGATGCGCCAACGTCCTGATGATCTTCCTGAAGGCGTCGTTGGCGACGTACGTGTCGATCTTCGGCTCCAGGCTGGGTCTTCGGGCGTGGGCCGCGAACTTGGGATCCAGCGTCGGAGCTCGGCTCCTGATGGCGTACGCGATACTGCGATGGTCGTAGCTAGGGAGTCAACTTTATAGGACCGAACGCGGCGGCTCGGTTCGCCTGAAAAGACACCGTTCGCGGCGATAGGGAAGAGATGCAAGTGGGGTGTTCCCGTGGCTGAGGAGAACGTAATCTACGTCGGCAACAAGCCCGTGACCAACTACGTCCTGGCGGTGATGACGCAGTTCAGTGAAGGCGCCGACGAAGTGAAACTCGTCGCCCGTGGCCGTGCGATCAGCCGTGCAGTCGACGTCGCGGAGTTCATCAGGAACAACGTCATGCCGGAGGTCGAAGTTAAGGACATCGAGATCGGCACCGAGGAGATCGAAACCGAGGAAGGCGACACCATCAGTGTGTCTACGATCGCCATCACCCTGGCCAAGCCGTCCGAGTAAAACGCCCCTCCCTCCCCTCCCCTGAGGGTGCCCGACTTGCCGGAGCTCCCATCAGTGGAGGATCTGATGTCGCGAAACCCGGTTACAGTGGACGCCGACCAGTCCCTCAAGTTCGCCCTGAAGACCATGCGCAAGCGCAAGGTGAACAGACTACCCGTCACCGAGCGCGTGTCCGAGGACCGGAAGGAGCTTGTGGGCATACTCACGGTCCTCGACGCGGCCCTGGCCGTCGCCGATGCTATGTTCGGTGACCGTTCACCCTCGAGGATTAAGGTTTCGGAGGTCATGTCGTCACCCGTGATCACCATCTCACCCGGAGCCACCGTCCTCGACGCCGCCCAGACCATGCTGGTCCACGGTGTCTCCGGGCTCCCGGTGCTGGACGGTGACCGCCTCGTCGGGATGATCACGAAGACCGACTTACTGGAGCTCGTGCGGTCCGAGGACTACGTGGCGCTTCACATGGTCAAGGATCCCATCACGGTGTCGGCCGGTACCAGCCTGCTTCACGCACGTCGACTCATGTTCGAGGAGAACGCCAAGGTGCTTCCGGTCGTCGAGCGCGAGCGGCTGGTCGGGCTGCTGACGGACCGCACACTGGCACTCGAGCTTGCCAGACTCCGCGAGAAGTCACCCAAGGGCAAGTTCCGATCCGCACTCAAGCGCGCACGCGTGGATGACGTGATGAGAACGCCGATCTCCGTACGGACCGACTACGGCCTGGTCGACGCCGCCGAGCTCATTGTCCGGAAACGGGTCCCCGGGGTCCCGGTGGTCAACTACCAGGACGAGGTCGTCGGCGTAATAACCAAAACCGACCTCCTGCACTTACTGGTGGAAGAGCTGGAGGCGGCCGGCTAATTCTTAACCTCCACCAACCGCCCGTCGGACGGGCTCACCCGGGATGGCCGAGCTCGCCGTCGGCATCGACGTGGGCGGCACTTTCACTGACCTGGTGGAGTACGACGGGCGGGAGCTCCGTGTCCGGAAGGTTCCGTCGTCACCCCGGCGGCCCGAACGGGGCTTCGCGGAAGCTCTTAAAATCGTCGAGACAGACCCGGATGTTGTCCTTCACGCCACGACCATAGGGACCAACGCGTTTCTGGGTCAGAAGGGGCTTGAACTGCCCGAAGTTGCTCTCGTGACGACACTCGGGTTCCGCGACGCGATCGAGATCGGACGGCAGGTTCGTCCCCAGACCTACTCGCTGTCACCCCGAAAACCCGAACCGCTCGTACCTCGACGGCTCAGGTTCGAGGTTAAGGAGCGTACCTCACCCGACGGTGAGATCATAGTACCGGTCGACGAGGACAAGCTCCGTCGTATCGCCCGCCGTATCGCGGTCGAGGACGTCGATGTGGTCGTCGTCGCTTTCCTCCACGCCTACGCTAACCCGGCCAACGAGTGCAAGGCGAAGGAGGTTCTGGAGGAGGAGCTCGGTGACGTCGAGGTAGTATGTTCGCACGAGGTATGCAACGAATACCGCGAGTATGAGCGGACTTCGACGGCCCTCGTCAACGCGGTCTTACGACAGATCGTCACGGAGTACGTCGAGAGGACCTGGGACGCCGTCCGCGACGCCGGTGCCTCGGAGTACTACCTGATGCAGTCGGACGGATACGCCGTGCCGGCCGAGCTCACCCTTCACACCCCGGCCAAGCTCATCGAGTCGGGTCCCGCCGCCGGAGTCGTCGCGGCCCGATACCTGGGTGAAACGCTGGGTAGGGACCGCCTGGTCTCGTTCGACATGGGTGGAACGACGGCTAAGGCCGGTACGGTCGTCGAAGGCCGTTACGAGGTGACTAAGGAGTACGAGGTGGGCGGTGAGGTACACAGGGGTCGTAGGGTGCGCGGTTCGGGATACCCCGTTCTTCATCGCTTCATCGACCTGACGGAGTGTAGCGCCGGCGGTGGTACGATACTCTGGACCGACGAGGCCGGCGCGCTCCGGGTGGGACCGCTGAGCGCCGGAGCCGATCCGGGTCCGGTTTGCTACGGGAAGGGAGGTACGGATCCGACGATCACCGACGCCAACGTCGTCTTGGGACGCCTCAACCGACGTGCCCTCCTCGGCGGCGAAATGCCCATCGACGCCGAGGCCGCCGATCGTGCGCTCTCGGAGCTCGCGGACGAGCTCGGACTCGAGCCGGAGGAAGCCGCGTACCAGGCCCTGCGCCTCGCCGTCGAGGAGATGGCCCGGATCGTGCGTATAGTCACGGTGGAGCGCGGCCACGATCCCCGCGAGTTCTCGCTGGTCGCTTTCGGTGGTGCGGGACCCTTACACGCGGCGGAGCTGGCCGAGATCTTGGAGGTCGAGGAGGTGATAGTTCCCCTCCATCCCGGCGTGTTCTCGGCGTACGGGCTCCTAGCGGCCGAGGTCGCCTGGGAACACGTCACCCCGGTCATGAGGACGCTCGAGGAGCTCGACGATGAGGAGCTGCGCGCGGTCGTGAGAGGTACCGCGGAGAAGGCGGCGGAGCGCCTGCCGAGGGAACCGGACGACGTCCGGATCGTCGTGGAAGCGAGGTACCGCGGGCAGGCGCATGAGCTCGAGGTTCAGACGGGGCCGGACGTGACGGCGGACGAGCTCGAGGAGGCTTTCCACGAGCGGCACCGCGCCGTTCACGGGTTCCAACTTAATGCCCCGGTGGAAATCGTCAACGTCCGCGCCCTCGCGGTGATCGAGCGGAAGCCACCCGAACCGAGCCCGCTCAAGGAGGGTGGAGAAGGGAACCCCAAGCGTGCGCTCGTCGAGACCCGGGAGGTGTACTTCAGGGAGGAGGGTTACCTGGAAACTCCCGTGTTCGATAGGGACGCCTTGAGGGCCGACGACATCGTCGAGGGACCGGCGGTCATCGAGCAGTACGACTCGACCACCCTCGTACCGCCCGGCTGGAGGGCACGCGTTCACAGGTCGGGTGCTATCCTGCTCCACCGGATCGAGTGAGGCGGGAACACTCCGGACGTGTCCTCGTGCCTGCTCGTTCCCGAGGACACAACCATCGGATGTGGCGGAGCCTTGGTGGGTCCGTTCCCGCATTGCTGACGGGAACCGCCTCGGTGATAATCCCCGTCGGACTGGGAATCTTGGGGACCGTGTGTTGGCGGGGAAGGCGGAGATCCTAGGTGAGGTGGTGCTGTGCGTGATCTACGGCTACAGGGTGGCCGGTGCGGTATCGGAGATCAGCGGGTCTCTATCCTCGCGCTGGTATGGACACGCGCGGTCCACGGAGGACTTGGCGGTGAGGACCGTGGAGGAACTCGGGAGGTCGCTCGGCTGGGATCCGGAGGAGGTGCGACGATGGCAGGCGATCGTGCGGACCATCGGTGACCTCGCGAGGAGGGGCCTTCTCTGAGCCCCCGGGATATTGTTACAGTTTCCGTAACGATTCTGGGTTGGAGCCGCGGCCGGGATTTGAACCCGGGTAACGGGATATCCGCCGGGACCGTGCCCGGCTGCAGTCCCGCGCCCAGCCAGGCTAGGCTGCCGCGGCGATCGCCCGGGCCGTGAGGCCTGCTCCCCTACCAGTTTTTAAGCCTTACCCTCAGGACGGCGGCTCGACGCCGGGGGTCCTGTACAGGTACACCTCGGCCCACTGACCCACGCGAACGCCCCCGCGTACGATCTCGAAGGCGCGGACCCTGACTTCGTCGGGCTCGAAGCCGGCGGCCTCGATGGCGAGCTCGACCAATTCTTCGCGACTGTACACGCGGCCCCGATCGACTTCGAACCTCTCTCCGGCGGGAGCGACGTGTCCGTACCCGCGCTCGGTGTGTACGTAGACTACGGCTTCACGGGCGTGACGGGCGACGGCGCAGCCGACGGCGTTGCAGACGTCGTGATGGGGAACCACCTCACCGACGCCGGTTAGCTCGCGGAGGGCGGGCGCGAGGGCACCGGCCCAGAGGACGCTGTCGTGCGTCTCGAACCTCCGAAGCAGCTCCCGACGAATGGTTTCGAGGGTTTCCTCGGCCACCTCATGGGGATCGCCGAGCTCGCGGAGGACGCGACGAGACTTGGATGGATCGCCGTCGGGCTCCGGATCGTGGTATCCGGCGACTACCAGGGCGTCGGTCAGGGTGGGCTCGGAACCGCCGTAGCAGGCCGGTGTGGCGGTGTCGTTGGTGATTCCCTCACCGGTGAGGACGGCGTTGCCGCCGTACGGGAGGGAGCGGACGATGGCGGCTCGAACGGCGGTCGGATACCCGAAAAGCTCGGCCCCCTCCTCGGTGACCGGGCGCCCGCCGCGGGCCTCTGTGAGATCGATGGTAGCGCCCCCTACGTCGGCGAGGAGGAAGTCATCGCGGCCGGTGAGGTAAGCCGCACCTAGGACGCCGGCGGCGGGTCCGGAGTGAAGGACGTTGACAGGGACGCGGAGGGCCTCCTCAGGAGTCTGGAGTCCTCCGTCGCCCCGAAGCACGCCGTCGACGCGACCGAGGGCCTCGAGGAAGCGACGGGTGACCCGTTTGACGCGGGCGCCGAGTACAGCAGTGGCGACACGGCGTGGGAAGTTGCCGTAAGGTAGGTGGTAGCCGGGGACCGCCTCGACGTAGGTCTCTCGGTGGGCTTCGATGATCTTCCGCTCCGGATCCGCGTTACGATGGGAGTGCTTCGCGACGACGGCCAAGGCGTGATCCTCTCCGGAAGGCTCCACCGCGTCGGGGTCCGGTTCCTCGACGATGTCACCTCGATGGTCGACGTAACCGGGGAGAACGTCGGCGCGGTCGGCTAGGTCGAGGAGGGGCTCGGGGTCCAAGCCGGGACCAGGGATAAGGACGAGGTGGACGGGGTCGGTGCGACCGCGTGTAAGGGCGTTGATCGGGAGGGTGGTGCTGACACGTCGCTCGTCGGCGTCGAGCGCGCGGAGGGCGCGACGGGTGGGTTCGAGGAGCTTACCGTCGCGCGGTACCTTGACGCGATCCTCGACCTCTCCGTCCTCGAGGACGACGGCGTCGACGTGGGTGCTGCCGGTGTCGAGACCGAGGACGCGCATGTTCGGTCCCCCGGTGACGTCGGGAGTCTCGGTGCGGGGCTGAGCGGGGTGCGTCGGGGGCCGAGGACTAATCATCGACGATCCGGAGCTGGAACTCCTCCCTGACCGTGCCGTAAGGACCCTCGTAGCGGACTACCAGTCGGTACTTGCCCGATTCCTCCGGTGTGTAGAATTCGAACTCCACCCAATCGCCGACCCAAACCTCAGGCTCGCTCAGGTCGATACGACCGAGCTCGGAGTTTCCGGCACCGTTCAGACGAAACTCTAGGGTACCCTCCCACAGAGGGCCGCCGCCGCGAAGAGTGAGTAAATAAGGCCGGACGAACACTATCGCCGAGGAGCCGGCCGGGGCCGATACCGGGGCGAAGATCTCGAGCGTCAGCGCTACTCCGCGGACCCGGGAGATGACGACGGTCGGAACGTACTTAAGACCCAATCGAGCCATCGACCTCTCCCACTCCAGCCGCGCGTCCTCCTCGGGATCGATGGGGGTCAATCCCCGGCCCCCTTCGACCCGTCCGGGCGACGGCGCTGGCCCTTGGGCCCCGCCCTGTTTCTCCACGAAAAAGCCTTGCGGACGGTTAGGGTAACCACCGTCCGCTGTCTTCGGCGTACGGGGGCCGTACGATGGATCGCACGGCGGTTCGCTCACAGTAACGGTCGTGCCCGCACGACGTCGCGAGGGTTCGAGGAACCCGCTCGACCGACGGTGGACTCCAATCCGTGGTTACAAACCGTGTCGTTTCGGACTGTTTGTTTGATTCAGTGACGCGACACCGATGCAACGATG contains these protein-coding regions:
- a CDS encoding hydantoinase/oxoprolinase family protein: MRVLGLDTGSTHVDAVVLEDGEVEDRVKVPRDGKLLEPTRRALRALDADERRVSTTLPINALTRGRTDPVHLVLIPGPGLDPEPLLDLADRADVLPGYVDHRGDIVEEPDPDAVEPSGEDHALAVVAKHSHRNADPERKIIEAHRETYVEAVPGYHLPYGNFPRRVATAVLGARVKRVTRRFLEALGRVDGVLRGDGGLQTPEEALRVPVNVLHSGPAAGVLGAAYLTGRDDFLLADVGGATIDLTEARGGRPVTEEGAELFGYPTAVRAAIVRSLPYGGNAVLTGEGITNDTATPACYGGSEPTLTDALVVAGYHDPEPDGDPSKSRRVLRELGDPHEVAEETLETIRRELLRRFETHDSVLWAGALAPALRELTGVGEVVPHHDVCNAVGCAVARHAREAVVYVHTERGYGHVAPAGERFEVDRGRVYSREELVELAIEAAGFEPDEVRVRAFEIVRGGVRVGQWAEVYLYRTPGVEPPS